The Chloroflexota bacterium genome has a window encoding:
- a CDS encoding VOC family protein, with protein sequence MTDDGSGAPPARGRSIAFGHVGLHVSDLDRSRAFYGGIIGLAEVERFIRTDAYLRHVTGYPDVTLDIALFVEPASGVLLELLEYQGVERRPVDPATANPGTGHVCFEVDDVDAIHARAIGGGYGAVNEPVTPTSGRWIGGRSVYLVDPDGIRVELVQRARLAPGSTGAPASAPAGEPGPAVESEAVYLVEADFAPGAADRRVPYRAAHLLRIAQLKRAGAIIEAGAYLDSLSASVMLIRAASPEDARRIAEADIYVATGVWREIRVRPFGRVVGRATGA encoded by the coding sequence GTGACCGACGACGGATCCGGGGCGCCGCCTGCTCGTGGCCGATCGATCGCGTTCGGGCACGTCGGGCTCCATGTGAGCGATCTCGATCGGTCGCGCGCGTTCTACGGCGGGATCATCGGCCTCGCCGAGGTCGAGCGGTTCATCCGCACGGACGCCTATCTGCGTCACGTGACCGGCTATCCGGACGTGACGCTCGACATCGCCCTCTTCGTCGAGCCGGCGTCGGGCGTGCTCCTCGAGCTCCTCGAGTACCAGGGAGTCGAGCGGCGCCCGGTGGACCCCGCGACGGCCAACCCCGGGACTGGCCACGTCTGTTTCGAGGTGGACGACGTGGACGCGATCCACGCACGCGCGATCGGCGGAGGGTACGGGGCCGTGAACGAGCCAGTGACCCCGACGAGCGGCCGCTGGATCGGCGGTCGGAGCGTCTATCTCGTCGATCCCGATGGCATCCGGGTCGAGCTGGTGCAGCGGGCGCGGCTGGCGCCCGGCAGCACGGGCGCCCCGGCGTCGGCCCCGGCCGGCGAACCCGGGCCGGCCGTCGAGAGCGAGGCGGTCTATCTCGTCGAGGCCGACTTCGCCCCCGGTGCTGCGGACCGCCGCGTTCCGTACCGCGCGGCTCATCTGCTGCGGATCGCGCAGCTGAAGCGGGCGGGGGCGATCATCGAGGCCGGCGCCTACCTCGATTCACTGAGCGCCTCGGTGATGCTCATCCGGGCCGCCTCCCCGGAGGACGCGCGGCGGATCGCGGAGGCCGACATCTACGTGGCGACAGGCGTCTGGCGCGAGATCCGCGTTAGGCCGTTCGGGCGCGTCGTCGGGCGCGCTACGGGAGCGTAG